The genomic stretch ATCATATCCAATTTTTTTTAAACTACTCATATCAGCTTCTGTAAAATATTGATATTTACCCTTTAAAGATTCAGGCATTTCAATAAATCTTATATTAGGCTTAAGGTTTAATGCTTTAAAAGTGGAAGCGGCCAAATCAAAGAAGGTCCTTGCCTCGCCAGTGCCAACATTAAAAATACCACTTTTACTTTCATTATGAAGAAAAAACAGGATTACTTTCAGCGCATCCTTGACATAGATGAAATCTCTTTTTTGCTCTCCATCTTCAAAACCTTCTTTATATGATTTAAATAATCTTATTTCCCCATCTTTTATAATCTGATTATAACCGTGATAGACCACAGAGGCCATCTGTCCTTTGTGGTACTCATTGGGACCAAATACATTAAAGAATTTTAGCCCCACACACTGTTTTGGCTTTTCCGGGCTATCCAAAACCCATTGATCAAAGAGGTGTTTTGAATAGCCATAGCAATTCAAAGGCGTCAAGATTCTTTCTTTATCGTTATATCCTTTGCTGCCGTCTCCATATGTGGCGGCTGAGGAGGCATATATAAACCGACATTTGTTCTTTATAGAAAAATCAAACAGAATTTTGCTGAATATAGCATTGTTGTATATCAAAAAATCTTCGTTTGTTTCTGTAGTATTGCTGCATGCCCCGAGATGAATTATTGTTTCGATGTCGTTAAGTTGGTTGTTATTTAAGGTTTCCAGAAATCTATTCCTGTCGAAATAATAAGCTAATTTCAAATCCACTAAATTTTTCCATTTACCACTATTGGTGAGGTGGTCAACAATAATAATATTTTTGTGACCATGTTCATTGAGCGATTTAACAAGATTTGAACCGATAAAACCGGCACCACCGGTTACAATGATTCTACTGTCTTTTAGCTTCATTTTTTTATATTTTCCTCATAAGTTGTTTTATTAGCCACAGATAATTGCGGATAACAGCGGATAATTTATACTTTCCTTGCTGGCGACATTGCCAGCCAGGAATCACTATGCCCTTTCGGGCAAAGTGAATATAATCCGTTTAATTTATACTTTTTGATGTTTGAAATTAACCAGAAGGCCTAAAGGATATCTGCCATATATTCACCAACGTATTCGCCTTTATATGACACGTTAACAGGCACCTGGCTTTCTGCTGCGAGATCTCGTTGTTCTAACTCAACAAGTAGTGCGTTCTCATAGACCTTTTCGAGAAACCCATGCCCCAGTACCCTCATAACCTCAAAGATAGCGCCATTAATAGTAGAGGTAATGTCGTTTATGTCCATATTTGCCCGTCAGGGCTCAATATTTGATAGGCGGCATATATCGCCGGCTATCAAAATAACTATTCTTCTGCCTTTATCCGATTTTATCCGCATTTGTCAAGTGTAGCGGGCGGCAAAAAAGCCCTAAATTGATAAAATGATATTCGCTGCTTCAAGCAAATTTTTGGCGTAATAATTCGGCTGGAGTTTCAGACTGGAAGGCATTTTAGCACCAAGTTTTATGGTCTTCACATTCGCTGTTCTGCCCATAATAACATCTTTCGGGTCATCACCGATGAGCCAGCTACTGTTGAGACTTATTCCAAAATCTTTGACAGCTTGCATGGGCATACCGATTTCAGGCTTTCGGCAAGGACAGCTTTCATCGGGGGCGTGGGGACAATGGTAAATCCTATCAATGCGTATACCTTTCTCTTTAAGAGTTTTAAGTAGCCACCGGTTGAGGGTTTCAAACGCGTCTTCTGTATAAAACCCCCTCCCTATACCTGACTGATTAGTTATAATAATGATTTTATAGTCAGTCTTCGAGAGCACCTGGAGAGCATCTATCGCCCCGGGTAAAAATTGAAAATCTGCTATTTTATGGATATAGCCTTGCTTATTATCGTTTATTGTACCATCCCTATCGAGGAATACTGCTTTCACAATAGGTTTGAAATGCATTCCAACAATTCTGTCAATCAAGTTTGTCGTTGAATGTCCTTTTTGCCATTTTAAGATGTGAATTTTGCCCCCACCTTTTTCAACAACTTCCCGTTCAATACAATTTCTGCCCCAGTCAGAACCATTGCAATGGATGTGAGGCTTGATTTCGCTCAAGAGCTTTAAGGGATTAATTTCATCAAAAATAACCACATAATCTACGCATTCCAGGGATGTCAAAGTCTCTGCCCTTTCGTTCTGCGAGATTATAGGTCTATTCGGACCCTTATAACTTTGGATTGATTGATCGCTGTTTAGGAGAATCATTAGAATATCGCCTTTAGATTTAGCTTCTTTGAAAGCCTTTGTGTGGCCTATGTGGAGGATGTCAAAGCTGCCATTGAAGGTAACAATGCGTTTACCTTCTCTTTTGAGCCTTGCAGCTATTTTAATCATTTCTTTTTGGGTTTTTATCTTTCTATCCATACGGAAGTTTCTTTTTTCGCCGCCCGCTACGCTCGACAAAGACGGACAAAGGCTGGACGGTATATAACTTTTATAGCAGGTGACACTACCTGCTATAAATCACCATGCCCTTCGGGCAAAGTGAAGACAATCCTTTTAATCTCTGTCTTCGGATGCTTGAAGTTGACGAGCAGTCCTACTGGTACCCCCGTTGCCTTAAGGTAGTTCATGAGCTGGGCTTCATGAATTTCCTCGATCTTATCAACCGTTTTCAGCTCTATAATAACTTTCCCTTCCACAAAAAGATCTGCCATATATTCACCGACGGGTTCACCCTTGTATGATACTTTAATCGGCACCTGGCTTTCTGCTGCGAGACCTCGTTGTTCTAACTCAACAAGTAGTGCGTTCTCATAAACTTTCTCAAGAAAACCGGGGCCAAGAACCCTGTTTACCTCAAAGACTGCTCCATTAATGATATATGTAATCTCGTTTATATCCATTGTTTTACATTATCTCATGCCTGTAAAGGCTGAGAGTTTTGCCCCACCATTGTCGGGGGGGGGGGGGGGGAAAAAAAAGCAAAATCTCTTGTAAGTTCTTGTCCGCCTTTGTCGAGCGTAGCGGGCGGCAAATAAATTGAAACATGAATGAATTTTAATCTTAGAGTCCGTTTTCTATTAAATCTTTCTTCAATTCTTTTATAGATACCGTTGCGGTGCCTATTTTTCCAACCACAATTCCTGCTGCATGGTTGGCAATGATGGTTGCCTGTTCGAGATTAGAGCCTGAAGCAAGAGAAATAGCCATAGCAGCAGCTACTGTATCCCCTGCGCCGGCAACATCAAATATTTCCTGTGCTATGGTGGGAAAATGCTGTATCTTATCTTTTTCGAAAAGAAGCATACCTTGAGCGCCTTGTGTAATGAGTACGTTACAGTTTAATAATCTTTGTATCTTTTTACCTGCTTTGGCCACATCAGCTAAACCTGATATTGCTATTGCTTCTTTGTAGTTTGGTGTTAACAAGTAACTATTTTTAAAAAATGTTGCATGAACTGGTTTTGTATCACCAATAACAAATTTGTTATGCATGTTTGAAAGTTCAATAATTTTTTTTGCAAGTTTTTTTGTTACCAGGCCTTTTGCATAATCCGAGATCACAAGCCCATCCCAGCTACTGATATTTGCTTCTATGTAACTGATAATTTTTTCTTCTATATGATTTTCGATATATTCATTATTTTCTTTGTCAACCCTTACTATATGCTGGCCCCTTGCAACAATCCTCATTTTTTGACTGGTATGTTTATGTTTGCTTTTGATAACCCCACTTATGTCAATACCCCTTTTAACAAGGTCTTCGAGTAGTTGTTTTCCTGCATCATCTTCACCTAATAAGCCTGCAATAAATACCTTTCCTCCAAGGGCTCCAATATTATTTGCGACATTGCCCGCACCGCCAGGAGTATGGAATTCTTCTGACACAAGTACCACCGGAATTGGTGCTTCAGGGGAAATCCTTTCAACATCACCAAATATGTACTTATCGAGAATAAGGTCTCCCAGTATACCTATTTTTTTACCTTTAAAATTATCAATTATTTTTATTAGATCTCTCATGATTTAGCCCTATAATTTCTCATTTATAAAATACTTTTCAATTATTTCGAATATATTGGGGCGTTGGGGTCGGGCCAAGCCGTAAAATACTGGGTTAAGGAGTAGAGATTAGGGATTGTTTAATCCTTAATCCACCTTCCGACACTGGGCTCAAAGTGCTGTTTTTAGCGAACAAAGCTGTTTATGAATACTATCATCTACCTTGAGCACTTTCACCCTTGATAATATTTCTTCTATTTCCTTTTTTTCAGAGCTCCTGATTCCTTCTTTTGATAGCAATTCCTTCTTGGTAAGTATCGAGCAATAGATGTCTACTTCCTGGCTTTTCAATAAATCTCTTGCGGGTTTAATCCCTTTCAGTGCATCTATAATTATATCGGTGTCGATTAAGAGCTTGATTTTTGCCATTCGATCAACTCTTGGATAAACATTTGGCCTGATTTTATTTTCTTGCCTTCCCTTAACCTCAAGCTTCTCATATACTCAGCGCTATCTGCTACCTCTTTATAAGAGAACCCCTGCTTCTTTATTTTAAGGAATTGTGCAAAGTCGAATAATTCCTCTAATGCGCTCTCAGGCAATCCTTTAGCTAAATCAGCTATTTCATTGACACGCTGTGCAATCATGCTCCTCATGAGAACCTCCATAATAATTCATATTCCATATAGCATTCTACCACGACTTGTTTTATGAAACAATTGAAAATAAGGGGTTGGGGTCGGACCAAGATAACCCATTGATATCATGCATTTTATGTATGATAAATGGCCCGTTTTTTAGGGCTTAAAGTGCTGTTTTTGCCATCAAAATAAGAAACAATAAGGTGATGGGTAATAGGTGATAGAGAACAACGGTATTGCAAAAGTGGAAAATTATTTTCTTGCCACCCGCTGCGCTCGACAAAGACGGACAAAGTCAAAGTAAATATATATTAGCCCATCAGACAAAGGATCTGCTAATATTTTGGCTTCAATCCGGCCTGTTTACAAAGTTCATTGGCTGTTATTCTGTCGAAATCTTTGTGACGCTTAATAGGGACAACAATGTCTTCATTAATATAGATTGAATGATTACCGCCTTCTCGTAATAATCGATAACCGTTTTCTTCCAGGTATCGGATGAGATCACGCCGTTTTACGGACATCTGCCAGGTCTACAGGTAGCTGTTCGTATAATATGCTTCCCTGCGGAACAGGTTTTCCCAAGTCATTATATGCGAGAACCATCTGATGGAGAGCATCCTTTAACATGCCTCTGCATTCTTCAATGTCTTTACCTTCGGTAACAACTTCCGGCCATTCAACTATTTGGCCCATGTAACCTTTGCTTACTTTAAGATATTTTGCAGTATAACTTTGCACTATTGCCTCCAGTTTGCCCTTTCGGGAATGTCAAGATTACTATAGCACTATACGCTCATTTTTTAAAATAAAACCGAAACCAGTCTCTCAATTGGGGTCGGACCAAGCCATAAAAGCTGTTTCGAGTTTCGGGTTTTGAGTTTTAAATTTTGAGTTGAAAACATCAATCGAGATTAAACCGTATGAATTTTGAGTTATGAGTTAAAATATCAATTCATATAAATTAAAACTTAGCACTTAAAACTTAAAACTGTATTTCATGGGGCTTAAAGTGCTGTTTTGGCCCCCAAAAAGGAGCCTTTAAGGAAAGGACAGATGATTGCTCATAGCTCATAGGTAACAACGGCATTGCGAAAGTGGAAAATTATTTTCTTGCCGCCCGCTACGCTCGACAAAGACACGGATAAAGGCTTGACGGCGTTTATTCTCTCGCAGAGGCGCAGAGTTCACTGAGAGGAGATGTTTCTTTGCCTGTATGTGAGAAGATTCATCCCGGCAAACCCGCACACCCTTGCGGGTAAAATTTACTTCTGCATCGTGAGGTGCTGAGAGTGTTGACAGAATGATGGTTTACGCTACCTTTGCTACATTGCTCAACTTTTTTTCAGTTGATTTTTCCATTTCACCTTTACAAAGTAAGCATCTCATCTTTTTCTCCTTACCCGGAAATCTTCGCCCCATCTATCCAATGAGGGAACATAGGCAGTGATAATCGCAAGATAATCATCCTTTGGCACACACACAACGTGTATCGTCCTTCCTGACCTATCACCTCTTGCCCATAGCCCATTGCCTTACATTAACCGTCTGAAACCTTGTATCCTTTTCTATGAACTTCCGTATCGGTGCGGTGGGCAGTGAGGTCAGCAGCAACATTGTCAATCTTATCTGAAAGGCTCTTCTCCACGCCATCAATCTTTTCTGAGAGTTTCTTGTCGACTGCATCAATCTTTTCTGAGAGTTTCTTGTCGACTGCATCAATCTTTTCTGTCAACTCTTCACGGACATTCTCAACTCTCTGATGTAACGTATCTACTTTGAAATTTACCAGATCAAGTTTTTCGTTGAATTCCTGACGTGTCTCTCTGATCTCTTTACTCAGGGCACTGTGACCCTCCAAGACCAGCTCAAACTTCTCATCAATGTTTTCCAGTATAATTTCTAAATTATTTTTTTTCATCCTTCACCTCAGAATCTTTTATTGGTCGAGCATGCAGGCAGGCTACCGCCATAGGAGTATATATGTATCTCCCTGCATGCAAGGCTAATTTTTTTTGAAGAGTGGATGCTGATGATATCAATGCTCGTTTTTTATGTAATGTACTCAATGTATCATACAGGGTATGCAGCGTCAACCTTGATAGTC from Pseudomonadota bacterium encodes the following:
- the rfaD gene encoding ADP-glyceromanno-heptose 6-epimerase, with protein sequence MKLKDSRIIVTGGAGFIGSNLVKSLNEHGHKNIIIVDHLTNSGKWKNLVDLKLAYYFDRNRFLETLNNNQLNDIETIIHLGACSNTTETNEDFLIYNNAIFSKILFDFSIKNKCRFIYASSAATYGDGSKGYNDKERILTPLNCYGYSKHLFDQWVLDSPEKPKQCVGLKFFNVFGPNEYHKGQMASVVYHGYNQIIKDGEIRLFKSYKEGFEDGEQKRDFIYVKDALKVILFFLHNESKSGIFNVGTGEARTFFDLAASTFKALNLKPNIRFIEMPESLKGKYQYFTEADMSSLKKIGYDKILFELEEGVKDYVQNYLVHL
- a CDS encoding GxxExxY protein, whose amino-acid sequence is MDINDITSTINGAIFEVMRVLGHGFLEKVYENALLVELEQRDLAAESQVPVNVSYKGEYVGEYMADIL
- the gmhB gene encoding D-glycero-beta-D-manno-heptose 1,7-bisphosphate 7-phosphatase, which translates into the protein MDRKIKTQKEMIKIAARLKREGKRIVTFNGSFDILHIGHTKAFKEAKSKGDILMILLNSDQSIQSYKGPNRPIISQNERAETLTSLECVDYVVIFDEINPLKLLSEIKPHIHCNGSDWGRNCIEREVVEKGGGKIHILKWQKGHSTTNLIDRIVGMHFKPIVKAVFLDRDGTINDNKQGYIHKIADFQFLPGAIDALQVLSKTDYKIIIITNQSGIGRGFYTEDAFETLNRWLLKTLKEKGIRIDRIYHCPHAPDESCPCRKPEIGMPMQAVKDFGISLNSSWLIGDDPKDVIMGRTANVKTIKLGAKMPSSLKLQPNYYAKNLLEAANIILSI
- a CDS encoding GxxExxY protein; the encoded protein is MDINEITYIINGAVFEVNRVLGPGFLEKVYENALLVELEQRGLAAESQVPIKVSYKGEPVGEYMADLFVEGKVIIELKTVDKIEEIHEAQLMNYLKATGVPVGLLVNFKHPKTEIKRIVFTLPEGHGDL
- the rfaE1 gene encoding D-glycero-beta-D-manno-heptose-7-phosphate kinase, giving the protein MRDLIKIIDNFKGKKIGILGDLILDKYIFGDVERISPEAPIPVVLVSEEFHTPGGAGNVANNIGALGGKVFIAGLLGEDDAGKQLLEDLVKRGIDISGVIKSKHKHTSQKMRIVARGQHIVRVDKENNEYIENHIEEKIISYIEANISSWDGLVISDYAKGLVTKKLAKKIIELSNMHNKFVIGDTKPVHATFFKNSYLLTPNYKEAIAISGLADVAKAGKKIQRLLNCNVLITQGAQGMLLFEKDKIQHFPTIAQEIFDVAGAGDTVAAAMAISLASGSNLEQATIIANHAAGIVVGKIGTATVSIKELKKDLIENGL
- a CDS encoding type II toxin-antitoxin system HicA family toxin, with the translated sequence MSVKRRDLIRYLEENGYRLLREGGNHSIYINEDIVVPIKRHKDFDRITANELCKQAGLKPKY
- a CDS encoding type II toxin-antitoxin system HicB family antitoxin — translated: MVQSYTAKYLKVSKGYMGQIVEWPEVVTEGKDIEECRGMLKDALHQMVLAYNDLGKPVPQGSILYEQLPVDLADVRKTA